In Chiloscyllium punctatum isolate Juve2018m chromosome 18, sChiPun1.3, whole genome shotgun sequence, the sequence ACCCTGTTCTCCCCGGTGCATTTTATCTATCAACGCAAGGCACTTTTTGAAAACACAACATTAAATATTGTGTAAATCTCAACTATAAGTGAAGATGCTGGAAAAATCTTGGAatgtctgatagcatctgtggtgagaaacaGTTAACATGTCAGGCAAAGGTTCCTTCATCTTTTATTGAATAAATAGATAACCAGCCCTTCTCAtggtgctgtttgtgggatctcactgtgtACTTTATACTCCCCTGCCCCACAGTTGACAGGGTTGCctaatgaggagagactgagtagattggggctatactctttggaatttagaagaacctTCGAGAAGCATAGAAAATTCTGAAGGGAATagattgtttccactggtgggtgaaactaggactaGGGGGCATAGCCTGAAAATGAGGGGGTAGCAGACTGAGTTGtggaggaaattcttcacccagagggttgggaatctgtggaatcccCTGCCCGGTGAAGCAGTTGAGACCAACTTGTTGACTGTTTTTACGGAAAAGATAGATTTTCTTTTTGAACAGcaaaggaattgagggttatggtgACCAGGCaggcaagtggagctgagtctacgataacaatcagccatgatcttattgaatggaggaggaggctcgatggaccaaatggccttctcctccaattcttacgttcttatgttcACGCATAGCTCATTGGAGGTTGTAAAGCTCTCTGGGACAACCTGAGCTCTGAAGCTATGGTAAAATTATAAGGCCCTTGTTATCCTGCAGCCTCTTGTGTATTTTACTGCAATGACAGCATCAGTGGGCTCGTAATCCAAAGGACCAGGCAAACGTTCTGGTGGCcactggttcaaatcccaccccagCAGCTGCAATGTGACAGGCTCTTAACTGACCTGGGCTGTTCAGGGGGCGGTGGTGCTGTAGTGGTGATATCACTGAATAATAACCTACAGTATTCTGGGGACATCAATTGTCCAAGACTCCTCAGACaggaccttccaaacccatgtgtgcttccatctggaaggacaagagcagcagatacattggaacaccacccccagcaagttcccctctgaaccactccccaccctgacttggaaatatatcgccgttccttcactgtcacttggtcaaattcctggaattccctccctaagggcattgtgggtcaacccacagtacatggactgcagcgattcaagatggcagctcacccctactttctcaagggcagctagggatgggcaatacattCTGGTCCAGCCTGTGAAATCCATGTCCTGAGTGACTTAAAAAGGTTTGAATCtcactatggcagatggtgaaatgttcattaggaaaggaaatcctttacctggtctggcccacatatGGCTCCAGACCCAGAGTGACATGGTTGCCTCTTAACTCCCCTCTGggctgtcagggagggggaataaatgctggcccaaccagcaatgcccaaatcctatgaaagaatagattataaaaatgattgtggagggctcttgtggtaatgtccctgcctctggttcaagtcccacctgcttcagatgTTTGTCGAAATACATCAGAACAAGTTGATTGAAACTATCTCAAAAAATAATTGTGTTTAAGAGAGATCAGCATTAATGCGATCTTGTCTGGGACAGCAGAATCATTGGAGCAAGAATTAATCTTTTTTAACATTTGGAATGCCTGTTAGCATGGCACAATATTGGTGTGTCAGTGTTGAGCTGAGTGTTCCAGGGTAAGTGATTGATTGTCTCCCTTAAAGGTGCAACAGGAAAGAAATGGGTTTAATCCCTCATCTGTTGCTTTCAGATGATATCTCATTGTTTTTATCATAGAAAGGGAACTTTGTTttcatcatagaatctctacagcgcGGAAGCAGGCCATCAACCTGCCCGCACCAACCTttcaaagaatatcccacccagacccattcccctaccctattacttgacatttacccctgactaatgcacccaaccaaACATCTCTGaatactaggggcaatttagccaatccacctgacctgcacatatttgagaatgtgttaactccacacagacagagactagaattgaacctgcctccctgTTGTTAGGGTCATTGTGTCATTGTCTTGCCCAGTtgcgttccccccccccccacccccccaaagaCTAACGGTCATGTGTCTGCAACCACCACGTCCATCATCTGCCTTGACTAGATCACAGCGATACCCTGCCCCTGTTCAGCTGTCCCTCCACTTTGCCCTCGTGAAGAGATCTCTGTCGTTTTCCCACTCTGATCAAATGGCTGAACACCTGGCCATTTTCTTCCAGATTCTTTTCCTCTTGCAATTTTGAGTACCTCTGTGACTTCAATCTGTCGTCGTTCATTTTTAACGCAGCACCTACTTTTGAAAGTCGCTATCACTTTTTTGTGGATTTCTACTTGTCTGTTttttgaagaatgagggagggggtTTCTCAGGGGAACATGCAAAGTCCTGATGGAACTGGACAGGCTAGACGTGGCAAGAGTGTTcccgatgttggggaagtccagagcAAGGGGTcccagtctaagaataaggggtaagccatttcaggagtgagatgaggaagaatttactcactcagagttgtgaacccgtggaattctctcccacaggaagctgttggggacagttcattagatatattcgtGAGGGAGCGGGGCATGGCCCTTACAGCTAAAGTGATCAAGGGCTGTGGGGTGAAagcaggaatgggatactgagattgcatgatcagccatgatcgtattgaatggtggtgcaggtgagaagggccgaatggcctactcttgaaTTTACTTCGTAAATTTctatgagagaaaaaaaaactgcagatgctggaatccaaggtagacaggcaggaggctggaagaacacagcaagccaggcagcatctggaggtggagaagtcgtcGTTTCGGTTGTAACCCTTCTTCCAGGAAGTCCCAAAGGGTGTGGATAGAATTTCGTATCTTTTGAGATTTTCTCTCTTGTTACAAGCTTTATTTATCTTTTGTTAATACAGCTTTATTCATTTATTGCTTAACTGTGGATCTCTTGCTCTCTTTGATTTCAGTCTTATTTTGTATCCGATTATGACCCAACCATTGAGGATTCCTACACCAAGCAATGTGTCATTGATGACCGGGCAGCGAGATTGGACAGTAAGTCACCCGCATTGTGAAGCAGCATCCCTTTCTCAGTCTGCGCGGAGAAGGTAGCCCTCTCCAGCTGACTGCCCGTCTCAAACTGCTCAAGTATCATTTGATGTTGGGGGCTTGCTAGACCCATACCAATAAAAGTTGACATTGATTGCAAAACATCCCCCAGGCCTTTCAGGGGAGTGTCACGAAATAGTTTGGCGCCAGAAGGTTATCACTTGTGATAAATATTTTTCTACTCTGTTCAGAGTTGGTATGACAtgcctctggagcaagtgggatcaAAACCCGGGTCTCCTGGTCTGGAAGGAATTGACcccatgctgttggtgtcacCCTACGTTAGGCCAACTGAGGGAATGGCCTGTTTTAAGCTTGATCAAATGGGCAGTTTACACACATGGGAGGGTGGTGTGGACAGAGAGGCATGGAGAGGGTTTAGGAGGAAATTCCGGAGTTTGGGGTCTCTACATCTGATGGGACAAAGGAAGTGCATGATGGGAAAGGGGGCAAAATTGGAGGAACGCTAAGATTAGCGTTAGGGAGGGCTGTGGCCTTGGAGGGATTTGAACACATTCTGAAACTTCACAGCGCACTTAGTTAATCAATTTCATTTTTGCCAATGGAAGGAAAGTGGTCTTGAGTGGTCCTGGTATAAATGTCAGGGGGGTATTTCGACCATAAACTAGGTTTCTTTCCTTTTTAAAGATACATGATTCCTCCAAAAGCCTGAATCGGAGGTGGATTCTGAAGGAGATCTTTTGCTCGCAGCCAGTCTTTCATGCTAACCCATGAGCATGTTCCTGTCTAGGCGTGTTTGAGATGGATGATCACTCACAGGGGACACCAGAGTGCCCCTGGGCCCTGCAGGGCCTGTATTCCTCCAACAGTTAACTACCCTCCGCTGGAAAGAAAAAGAATGACAGGGAACTCTACCTTCCCTCTTTTAAAACAGAAAtctaattctctctctttctgtctcttgaCCCTTTTTATCCCACTTACACTAATCTTCTCTCCCTCTCGAGCCTACCTTCTCTCATTCTGTCttcatgcctctctctctctctctctctctctctctctctctctctctctctctctctctctctctctcttctctccaaCGTTTGGGAAGccgagagagtgtgggggaaggaTTAAAGGTGGCAGCAGGATGGGGAAGAGCCAGGGTTAGGACCGAACGGAGGGTCAGGCTCAAACTTGACTATAGGCCCCACGGAGCAACAGGCTGTTAGTCATCGGGGAGATTCTGGTGTGGTCCTAGTGCCTCCTCACACAGCGCATAGCTTAACCATGAAAGAATTTTAATTCTGTCAGTATGGGGTAACTTCCTTAGTTGGTTACCATGGAAACTCTGACTGAAACTTGCCTGTGCTGGCACACGCTGTGCAAACTTGTGAAAAGGACCCTGCAGACTTACATGTATTAAATAGTTTTCTAATGAGAAACTATCTCTCGAtgctcacctcattaattactgatgtctgtcctcctcctcctctccctccctccctctccttcctgcgcTCTCTCTTTTTATCTTTAAGTTTTGGACACTGCTGGCCAAGAAGAATTTGGAGCAATGAGGGAACAGTATATGCGTTCGGGTGAAGGCTTTCTCCTTGTCTTTGCCATCAATGATCGGGGAAGGTAAGGTATTCATAGCGCcctatagcacagaaacagacccttcggtccaactcgtccatgctgaccaggtttgcccaaactgaactagtcccacttgcctgtgtttggtccatatccctctaaacctttcctatccatgtacctgtccaaatatctcttaaatgttggaactgtatctgcatcagtcacttcctctggcagtccattccacatacaaaccatttTCTGTGTCAaaacgttacccctcaggtcccttttaaatctttcctctctcaccttaaacctgtgccgtctagttttggactcccccaccctggggaaaagacctttgatattCACCTTATTCATCCCCTCATGATTATAGAGATGATCCcctataaacctcaataaggtcacccctcagccacctatgctccaggggaaaaaaagggtcccaacctctccttataactcaagccctcttTGTAACAGCACGACAAGGAGGATCTGACAAGGACCTGGCTGGTCGTTATGTTGCTTACTGGACTGTACTCATAACATTTGTCCATTTGCCCTGTCTCTTCCTGGTTTTATTGGGCAGAGGGAGATGGTTTTGGAGCTTCCTCTATTTTTGCTGGAGATGTCCGGGTCTGATACtcctgtgtgtgaaaaggtgcagGAGTTTGACTTCAAAAATAATTCCGAAATGGTGTTAGATGAGAACCCAAGGATGAGGAACTGAAAGGGCTAAACAAAAATACTAGGTGTTGGGTTGACTGCTCACTGGCAAAATGGCCACAGCCTGTGGTTTGATGTTATAAAACCAGTTGGAACTTCCGATTTATGTTCCCAAATCTGGCCAACAGCATTCCTGGAGGTGTCATCACATGACTGCAAGCCTCCAATtgccctgcccccacccccttgCTATTGGCCATCCATTCGCTTGCAATCTCCTGCTCATTGGCAAGATACATCCAATGGAATAGTTCTTGATTCAGTCAAGAGGCCTTTTGCTATCTCTCAATAGTCAGTCAGtcagaaggtacagaaacctgaaacaCGCACCAGCGGGGTTAGGAACAGCTTTCTCTCCGCTCCCATTAGACTGATTAATGGACTCTCGAGCCTTAAATAATGCTGACCTTGCTTACGTCGCTCTTGCCTAGTGTAGCACTCCGTGCAGTGTAACACCCTGTACAATATCTAAGTTTCTCTAagttgcttactatgatctggatgtaggtttgctcgctgagctggaaggttcattttcagacatttcatcaccctcctcggtaacatcttcagtgggcctccactggtggtgtagcctgctttctctttatatgtttgagtttccttggatTCTCTCAAGGAAcctctacaaatcttctcaaaacttgcttacTATGGTCtccctgtactgctcataaacaaagctgtTCCTGTACTTCTATACATGCGACAATAAATCCATCAGGAgggaaactgaggactgcagatgctggggaatcagagttgagagtgtggtgctggaaaagcacagcaggtcaggcagcatctgaggagcaggagagtctacatttcgggcataagcccttttcttgatgaatggcttatgcctgaaacatcagctctcctgctcgttgaatgctgcctgacctgctgtgcttttgcagcaccacactctcaataatCAATCAATATTAGGGCTGGTAacaaaggagagggggaaatacaaagttgtttttttttcccttaatGATCTGATGATGTTTCTCCCAAGGGTTTTACTGATTAGGAGTTGTCCAGGAAGTGAATCTCAAAGTCCTCTAGACTGTAGACTTTGTTCTGAAGAGTTGACAGCCCTTATTCCCCTCTCCCTGGAGTCTAGGGAATGCCCCAGCCTCATGCCTGTGTGTGATGTTAGACAGGGAGAGGGTTGGGCTTGTTGAGTGATCTCACCCTTCAGTGCCTGATTGGTGTCCAGTTGGTCAATGCCCAGTCAGTGGTCACTGTCCACCCTTCAGTGGTGCTCATACTTTTCCAGAATGAAATTCAAAACTAAAACTCTTCCtcttttcctccccacccccatagTTTTGATGAAATCAGTAAGTTTCACCGTCAGATTCTCCGCGTCAAGGATCGAGATGAATTTCCTATGATTCTCATCGGGAACAAGGCTGACCTTGAGCATCAGCGacaggtgggtgggggagggggagatgggggtgggtggcgggGAGTGAGGTGGAGcgggtggtgggagagagggggtcgagacggaattggggtggggggtgcaaGGCGGGGAGTGGATTAGTGGATAACCCTCTGTCCTGTGCTCGGATGATAGGTCACGAAAGAGGAGGCTGAGAGTCTTGCAAGGCAGCTGAAGGTAACCTACCTGGAGGCCTCTGCAAAAATCCGATTGAATGTAGACAACGCGTTTCACAGCCTGGTGCGGGCCATACGGTGAGCTCCTTCGGCACTCACTCAGAAACAAGCTATACTCTCGCTTGGTTAGATGTGTGGCATCTATCAGGAAGTTGCATTAATGCCTTTAGTGTCATCAAACAGCCTCCGATGTGTCACTACCAAATCTGAGACATTGGAAGAGTTGACCAAAACCTTGGTCAAGGGAGTCCATTTTATAGTCATTGCAGTGCAGAcgaaacaatagaagcagcatgaatgggtgggaccaggatttttagttttagctttcagctGTTGCTGGGGTTTTGAATCCCTTGCCCCccttccagaattttgaccccaTTACAGCTAAAAACACTTTGGGTGCTGTTTCTGCTGCCAGGATTGAATGTGGGATGGTCTGTTTTGCTAGTTTGGCCTGTGCCAAGGGTGCCATTGAGTTGTACAACATTTATTGCCCGGGGGCACTCCAGAGTCGACtgcattgctttgggtctggagtcacgagttggccagaccaggtaaggatgaccgttttcttccctaaaggatattagtgccTCAGATGGGACTTTTCCTCTTCAtagagaatcccgacagtgtggatacaggcccgttggcccaacgagtccacaccgatcctctgaaaagtaacccacccagacctatttccctattATCCTTTATTtgcccctaacctgcacatcctggaacACTGTggtcaacttagcatggccaattaatctaacctgcacaactttgaattgtgggaggaaaccggtgcatccggaggaaaccctcgcagacatggggagaatgtgcaatctccacacaggcagctgcccaaggctggaatccctggcactgaggcagcagtgctaaccactgagccaccatgccaccccatgccAATAGTTTCATAGTCAcctttagactcttaattccagatttttatttttaattgaactcaaactccaccatctgctgtggtggggttTGAACCTGGGACCTCAAACTTACTTGAGTCTTTGGATTAGCATaatagcacagagtcattgcctcaCACGCTTTCTCTAGTCTCTCTGGCACCACCACTCCTACCTCCCCCCGAGTTTGATGATGTCAGTTGAGTATGTTAACTCTTTTCTGTATCCTTCCCAACAGGAAATTTCAGGAGTTGGAGGGTCCACCTAGCCCACAACCCAAGCCCTCGAAAGAGTCCAACGGCTGTCCCTGTACTCTCCTGTGACGTTCCCCCTCCTCCTCTGTCTTCACCGGGAGTTGGGTTCCCTCTGTGAATCtggtcccctccctccctccctccacaacATAACTGACTTCACTTGCCCCTCTCCTTTCCTGACCACTGTGGAACCACCGTGAAGACTTTGCCATCTGCAccttcaccaccaccttgtcaGATGGCTGCTGCTCCGTCAAGGAACTGAAGAACTTGTTGCTGGAGTTAGTTTATTGTCTTCCTTAAACCTTTCACGAATTTCTATctctgggtggggggggtgggtggtgggtggtagGGGAGGGAAAATGCCTGTTTGATCTTCCTTTTCTTTTTGTGGTGCAACGCTGCAGAGCCCTGGTGGGGAATGGGTACCATCCAGGCAGGAGAGGGGTAGACATTTAAGCACCAACTGTGAGGGTGTGGAGGATTGGGGCAGAGGGAGGAGGTGCCTGCTGGGGCTGATGTCCTACTGGAATTGACACTACGGGTGGACATGTTCATCGTGTTTCTAACTTGTCTTCGGGTAGGGTGGGGGTGTCCCAATCTTTCACTCTCTTCCTGGAAGGGTCATGGTCACTGGATGGGCTGGACTTTGGTGGGGGATGGGTTGTGCCAGGACCTGATGGTGAAAGACCAATCAGAGACTCTGATTCCAGATCAGTTCCTAATCGATACCGACCCAGGGTGCAAGATGGTTTCTGAATATCGACCTGACCTCCGGGTCACCCGAGGAGCTACCATGTGTAAAGTGGGGGCACTGGGGCTGCCATGAGGTTGTGGCATGATACTGGCACAGAGCAGTGAGAGAGCTTTCCTCTGTGCCCATTGTGTCATATGAGTGTCTGAAACTATTCCAGTCTCTGCAACCAGCATTTTCCTCTTCTGTTTCTTTTTAAGACTTTACATGCACCAGGCTTGTCTCTGTATTGACACTGGGCCGTGCCTGGCCAAGGCTGGGCAGTACAATTGTCCTCAGCATCTTTTGGGTAGAGGGGCCACTCCCAatcaggggtgtgtgtgtctgtctgtgtgtctgtctgtgtgtgtgtctgtgtgtgtgtctgtgtgtgtgtctgtgtgtgtgtctgtgtgtgtgtgtctgtgtgtgtgtctgtgtgtgtgtctgtgtgtgtgtctgtgtgtgtgtctgtgtgtgtgtctgtgtgtgtgtctgtgtgtgtgtctgtgtgtgtgtctaaagAGGGGGATCCAGTGAACATGTACATAGAATCATcgaatccttacaatgtggaagtaggccattcagcctatcgagtccacaccgaccctctgaggaaCATCCCACCCCATCTCTGCATTTCTCAcggttaatccacctaacttacacatccctgggcaccatgtggcaatttcccatggccaatccgccctaacctgcacatatttggactgtgggaggagaccagagcacctggaggaaacccacgtagacgcggggagaatgtgcaaactccgcatagacagttgcccaagggtggcattaaacctgggaccctggcgctgtgaggcagcagtgctaaccactgagccaccgtgccattctTAAGTGGCCTTTGGTTTGGTTATCCGGGGAGGATAGTGGAGTTCAGGAATTGCCTGAGTTTTCCCATGTCTTGTGAGCCATATGTGTCTCAGCCTGGTTTTcccggttggggggggggggatgctggTTTGAGGTCAGGGCCACGGGAGTTGGTCCAAACTGGCCGGGGTTACTTTTTCCCGGCTGTGGTTTGTCCTCGTGGCGTGCAGCAGCGTGATGTTTCTCCCTGATTGGAGAGACAAGTTGTCAGTCATGTCtatcccctcacccctcacccaaaCCAGCGGCAGTGTCCTGTACACCCACTGGGTGTGTTCATGTGTCAGCTTTCCTGCACTCGCTTTCCAATATTCACTCTCTGTATCTCCTCTCGCCCAACTCCCAACCAAACACCCCCTCCTCACACCTCCCTTCTTCCAACCACCCCCTAAATCCCTGTCTCCAGCCATCTGCCCCAATGCAGTTTACCTGAATTTTGACCTCCAGCCTGTTTGGAATCAGCTGTGCTCTCTGCTTGGCCAAAAGTGAGCAGTTTTCCTTCATGTTTCTCTCTGCTAGGGGAAACAATCCAGACAGAGGCAGTGGAACCAGTCAGTCAGCAGCATGGAGATTGAGGAGTATCCCAGTTCAAATTCCTGACATTCTCAGAATGTTTTTGTAACAGCTTCTTTTAAGGTGAATGACGGGGCCTCTGAGCATTGGCTGTGTTTCAGTCCCTGGGCCATACTCCCCTGAATTTGCTCTGATTGAGGTGTTGTTTAACCCTGTTATCCATAGATTTGTAAATAGAAGGAGGAGTGCTGTCTGTGAGCTTGAGGTGTCCGTGCATAGTATACActcttttctcacacacacacacacacacactctgtttgGATGTGTTTGATGGTCAGGGGGCTGTGCAGCTGCAGTGTCCCTCAGGGTGAGAGTGTTGCTGCATGGTGAGAGATATTAAACATCAACACACTTTTTTCCCGTCTTCCATGAGGAAgactttctttgtctctctctctatttcacaAGTCTGGGTTGAGACCCTCTGTGGGGGGGGGGTTTGTGACAATCTCTGCACAGTCTCTTGGCAGCACGGCAATCAATTTGTCACTTAATGCTCCTTTGTAGAAAGGCTGCCATCTGCTCACTCTCCACTAGACAGCCAGGGAAACAATCACCTCCAGAGAGATTGTATCAGTtcatgtgtctctgtctctgtatgtgtgtctgaatCTTGgcttgtgtgtgtctctttgtcgGTGTGTATGTTTATCAGTCTGTGTACATATGTCTTGTCTCTCTGTATGTGTTtatctgggtgagtgtgtgtgtctctgtctgggtctctgctttcgtgtgtgtgtgtgtgtgtgtgtgtctgttggggTCTCTGcttttgtgtgtctgtctctatctgggcctctgtgtgtgtctaggTCTCTGCTTCTGTGTGTCTGGAATCATGTTCAGTCCCGTGCCCTGGAGACTGTGATACTGCTGGTAGTTGTATGGAGAGCTATTGCTGTCATGGGTGACGTATCACACTCAGTTGAGCTGGTAGTTGATaactggattctggattagtggtgctggaagagcacagcagttcaggcagcatccaaggagcagcgaaatcgacgttttggacaaaagcccgtTGATAACTGGGACCATTTTGCAGGGTCTCATTGGTGTCAAGTGGGAGGGGAGTTTTGTTTGTCTTTTTAAAGAACAAAACTTTGGAATTTAGGAATCGTGAGGAACTACTGGTTCATTTTTCCCAATAAAGGAATTAGAGGTGGGTTCGTCATGGCCTTATCAACTACCCGCACACGCCCAACctccaacctctccccttgccccccacccccacccccccctttaaaaaccagtgcCCTGGTCTCCTCCTGCAGGACAACAATGGTTGTTTTCTGCTCAAAGGTGAGGCCACTCCAGTGGTAGGAGGTGGCAGAAGAATTGTGAAGGCTTGAGGGGTGAGAATCTGCCAGTCTCCAGCTCTGAGATTAACCCAGGCAAGAGAGGAAGGCGACGAGGGAATGTCTCCATCTGTGTGATGGGGAGATACAGTCTTATGTAAGTCACTCCACACCCAGGAACACCCTCACCTTGGAGATACAACTCCACTGTCTGTCTGTTCCTACAGCAGTGTACTCATGCACAGTGACTGTAAATGGCATTGGCTGCTGTCTGTATAATTTGAATAATTTACCTTTAACGATTGTTAGATACTGGCTTTTAATGTACAGTTAGAGGTACAATGTGTTTTACTGGCTGGGGTGTAGTCCCCTCACTGTAAATGTCAATCAGAATAATTAAAAGTACATTTTTAATAAACTTTGTCTGGTTTCATGCAACTGTGGTAGGGATGGGTAACTGACATCTCGGGTTGACATTGAAGTTCATCTTTTGAGTGTATTAATTTTAGGGATTAGTGAGTTGCAATCTCTTTGGGCTGACTCGTCACCTCAGTCTGACTGACTGCTCCTTGCTTTTTAAGATGGATGTCGGGTCACCTCAGAGGTTTGCCGATTGTAGGATGAGGGAGTCTGGTGAAGTTACCTGGAGTAACACTGGGGTTTAAGAAGCCCAGAGACCGTCCACTGATTCCACTCCAGCAGCTTCCACTCCACATTTGCAAAATGAAACCCATCGGAGTTTCATTCTGAGctgcatagcatggaaacagacccttcggcccaacttgtccatgctgaccagatatcctaaactaatctagtcccatttgccagcacttggcccatatccctccaaacccttcctattcatatacccatctagttgcctttt encodes:
- the LOC140489382 gene encoding ras-related protein R-Ras2-like, whose product is MSGKDSSPQEKYKLVVVGGGGVGKSALTIQFIQSYFVSDYDPTIEDSYTKQCVIDDRAARLDILDTAGQEEFGAMREQYMRSGEGFLLVFAINDRGSFDEISKFHRQILRVKDRDEFPMILIGNKADLEHQRQVTKEEAESLARQLKVTYLEASAKIRLNVDNAFHSLVRAIRKFQELEGPPSPQPKPSKESNGCPCTLL